AGATCGAGAAAAATGCCATCCGGGTGGATAATACGCTGGACTATCAGACAAATATCCCCGGCATCTATGCCATCGGGGATGTGAATACCTACCCGGGCAAACTCAAACTCATACTCTGCGGCTTCCACGAAGCCACCCTGATGTGCCAGAGCGCCTACCAGCGGATCCACCCCGATAAACGATATGTCATGAAGTACACGACCGTCGGGGGTGTCCAGGGCTTTGACGGCAGTAAGAAGGAGGCACCGAAAGCCGTGATACGATCCATAGACTAACCCCTACCCAATAGCATGAGCGACATTAACGTAACGATTACCGACCGGGACGGACAGATCCACGAGGTGACCGCCCCAACGGACATGAACATGAATCTCATGGAACTGGTCCGGGCCTATGAACTGGCGCCGGAAGGGACCATCGGGGTCTGCGGGGGCATGGCCATGTGCGCCTCCTGCCAGTGCTATGTAAAAAGCGACCACCCCCTGCCGCCGAAATCCGACGAGGAGGAAGCGATGCTCTCCGAAGCTTTCTATGTGGAGGAAAACAGCCGGCTGGGTTGTCAAATCCATCTCAATGAAGGCCTGGACGGCCTGGAAGTAGAGCTGGCCCCCGAGAGTTGACCCCCAGGCGGGCTGCAGCCGGCCATTCGGAAGTTGGTGCCGGGAACGGCTCCCCCGGGGCACCGGGTCCCTGACGAATTTCCGTATCTTCCGTCAAAATTTTACCGACATGAGAACAGCATGCATCGGGTTGCTGACCCTGTTGCTGGCATCCTGTAGCCAGGAACCCGCCAACCCCGAAGTGGCCGCCTGGGAAGAACAGGCGTCACGCATTACCATCCACCGGGATGATTTCGGCGTCCCGCACGTTTACGGAAAAACGGATGCGGACGCCGTCTTCGGAATGCTATACGCCCAATGCGAGGACGACTTCAACCGGGTGGAACGGAATTATATCTGGGCCATTGGAAGGCTCGCCGAGATAGAAGGGGAGGAAGCGCTCTACAGCGACCTGCGGGCCAGGATGTTTATGACCCGGGAAGAAGCGATTGCTGCCTACGAAAACAGTCCGCCCTGGTTACGCGACCTTTGTGACGCCTTCGCGGACGGGGTGAATTACTACCTGCATACGCACCCGGAGGTAACCCCGAAACTCCTCACCCGCTTTGAGCCCTGGATGCCCATGTATTTCAGCGAGGGCTCTATTGGGGGCGATATCGAACGGGTGCGGACCGACCGGATTCGGGCCTGGTACGAAGAAGGGGCGGAATTTCCGGAGGCCGCTTTCCTGGAATCCGGGGAGCAGGAAGCCGCGGGGCAGGAGGTCCGGGAGCGGGAACCCGAATCGGAACCGCAGGGGTCTAACGGGATTGCCCTTTCCGGGGAACTCACCGATTCGGGCCACGCGATGTTGCTGATCAATCCGCACACGTCCTTTTACTTCCGCGGCGAGGTACACATGGTTAGCGAAGAAGGCTTGAACGCTTACGGAGCAGTTACCTGGGGGCAGTTTTTCATCTACCAGGGATTTAACGAAAAGACGGGGTGGATGCATACCTCCACCTATACGGATGTACTCGACGAATTCCGGGAAGTCGTCACCCGGGTGGGGGACAGCCTGTATTACCAGTACGGGGAGGAACTGCGCCCGGTGGAACAGCGGGAGGTGGCCCTTGCCTATCGTTCCGGGGACAGCCTTGCCCGGAGGACCTTCCTGGTTTACCGGACGCATCACGGCCCGCTGACGCACGTTGCCGAAGGCCGGCCCGTGGCCACGGCCATGATGTGGGATCCCGTGAATGCCCTGCAACAGTCCTTCATCCGAACAAAACAGGACGGGTATCAAGGGTTTCGCAAGATGATGGACATCCGGACAAACTCGTCGAACAATACGGTGTATGCGGACGCAGACGGCAACATCGCTTATTTCCACGGGAATTTTATCCCAAGGCGCGACCCCCGGTTCAACTACCGGGAACCCGTGGACGGCAGCGATCCGGCTACGGACTGGCAGGGGTTGCATACGGTGGATGAGAACATCCTGATCCGCAATCCCGCCAATGGCTGGATCCAGAATTGTAATTCCACGCCCTTTACAGCGGCCCTGGAGTACAGCCCGAAACGGGAAGACTATCCGGGCTATATGTCCCGGGACGAGGAAAATTACCGGGGCATTCACGCCATCCAATTATTGAGGGGGCGGAAGGGGTATACGCTGGACAGCCTGATATCCCTGGCCTACGACCCGTACCTGCCCGCCTTTGAAGACCTCATCCCCGGGTTGGTGGCCGCTTATGAGGAACACGCCTCCGATTACCCGGATCTCGCGGGTCCCATCGGGACCTTACGGCAATGGGATTACCGGACTTCTGAAGCGTCTGTGGCTATGACCCTGGGGCATTTCTACGGGGATTTGTACAGCTGGAAGGCCCGGCGCCCGGCGCACATTTCGGAGGGTGACTGGCAGGATATGAGCGGGATGGAATTCGTGAAGTACCTCGGGGCGGACTCCCCGCCTGCGGAACGCCTGGAAGTTTTTCGGGAGGTGATCGAAAAGCTGGAGGGGGATTTTGGCACCTGGGAACTCCCCTGGGGAACGGTCAACCGGTACCAGCGCATTAACGGGGACGTCCGGCAGCCTTTCAACGACAGCCTGCCGAGTATCCCCATCGGGTTTGCCTCCGGGCGGTGGGGCGCCCTGGCCGCTTACGGGGCCCGGTACCACAACGATACCAAAAAAATCTACGGTACCCGCGGGAACAGTTTTGTCGCGGTGGTGGAATTCGGGGAGAAAGTCCGGGCAAAATCCATATTGGCCGGCGGACAGAGCGGCGATCCGGCCTCCCCGCATTTCGACGACCAGGCCGGGATGTACCGGCGGGCG
This genomic window from Robiginitalea biformata HTCC2501 contains:
- a CDS encoding 2Fe-2S iron-sulfur cluster-binding family protein; translated protein: MSDINVTITDRDGQIHEVTAPTDMNMNLMELVRAYELAPEGTIGVCGGMAMCASCQCYVKSDHPLPPKSDEEEAMLSEAFYVEENSRLGCQIHLNEGLDGLEVELAPES
- a CDS encoding penicillin acylase family protein, with product MRTACIGLLTLLLASCSQEPANPEVAAWEEQASRITIHRDDFGVPHVYGKTDADAVFGMLYAQCEDDFNRVERNYIWAIGRLAEIEGEEALYSDLRARMFMTREEAIAAYENSPPWLRDLCDAFADGVNYYLHTHPEVTPKLLTRFEPWMPMYFSEGSIGGDIERVRTDRIRAWYEEGAEFPEAAFLESGEQEAAGQEVREREPESEPQGSNGIALSGELTDSGHAMLLINPHTSFYFRGEVHMVSEEGLNAYGAVTWGQFFIYQGFNEKTGWMHTSTYTDVLDEFREVVTRVGDSLYYQYGEELRPVEQREVALAYRSGDSLARRTFLVYRTHHGPLTHVAEGRPVATAMMWDPVNALQQSFIRTKQDGYQGFRKMMDIRTNSSNNTVYADADGNIAYFHGNFIPRRDPRFNYREPVDGSDPATDWQGLHTVDENILIRNPANGWIQNCNSTPFTAALEYSPKREDYPGYMSRDEENYRGIHAIQLLRGRKGYTLDSLISLAYDPYLPAFEDLIPGLVAAYEEHASDYPDLAGPIGTLRQWDYRTSEASVAMTLGHFYGDLYSWKARRPAHISEGDWQDMSGMEFVKYLGADSPPAERLEVFREVIEKLEGDFGTWELPWGTVNRYQRINGDVRQPFNDSLPSIPIGFASGRWGALAAYGARYHNDTKKIYGTRGNSFVAVVEFGEKVRAKSILAGGQSGDPASPHFDDQAGMYRRAEFKEVPYYPEDVIERAAETYHPGQRGD